A DNA window from Micromonospora sp. NBC_01739 contains the following coding sequences:
- a CDS encoding fasciclin domain-containing protein, with amino-acid sequence MTDVFLDTMRPTPRRVRRAGPATGLALATLLAVTGCTGDNATGDDGITPVAFTLTGPLCAELPAGAEPGNPESLAGMPADQAVQWIPVLTTFDAAVRATGLAGELTGVTVLAPTDDAFAEKFSRTNLDELLLHDTDELRELLREHLVTGPMSVSEMVAAGTVRTLAEGELTVTAQGSGARFGTEAETLCADYQATNARIHVIDHVLGSLPTTAGGEDDHPYH; translated from the coding sequence GTGACCGACGTCTTCCTCGACACCATGAGGCCGACACCACGGCGGGTCCGACGGGCCGGCCCGGCCACCGGGTTGGCTCTGGCCACGCTGCTGGCGGTCACGGGGTGCACCGGTGACAACGCGACGGGCGACGACGGGATCACGCCCGTCGCGTTCACCCTCACCGGTCCACTCTGCGCCGAGCTGCCGGCGGGCGCCGAGCCGGGGAACCCGGAATCGCTCGCCGGCATGCCCGCCGACCAGGCCGTGCAGTGGATTCCCGTGCTGACCACCTTCGACGCGGCGGTCCGGGCCACCGGCCTGGCCGGCGAGCTGACCGGGGTGACCGTGTTGGCGCCCACCGACGACGCGTTCGCGGAGAAGTTCTCCCGGACCAACCTCGACGAACTGCTGCTGCACGACACCGACGAGCTACGTGAGTTGCTGCGCGAGCACCTGGTGACCGGGCCGATGTCGGTCTCCGAGATGGTCGCCGCCGGCACCGTGCGGACCCTCGCCGAGGGCGAACTCACCGTCACCGCTCAGGGTTCGGGGGCCCGGTTCGGCACCGAGGCGGAGACCCTGTGTGCCGACTACCAGGCGACGAACGCCCGAATCCATGTCATCGACCACGTCCTCGGGTCCCTGCCCACCACGGCCGGCGGCGAGGACGATCATCCGTACCACTAG
- a CDS encoding M14 family metallopeptidase — protein sequence MRYRRTRAGVYSSLLAAVLAVTALPAQAHGQSAGTAVQTQAEPNQVQNVSVVQGDGYATLAWTHVDGATDYQIERTPVAEDGTATGNGTIVGLWRPNRQINNDKPTFADAGFVPGDRFQWRVRARFGTEAQPYSAAVTATTKPHWGDPNIPGQNLRTQWEETLGAQYTSDVNEYAYTAAIDELSDRVRVTEIGRTVHNRPINMFIIGYPKPPATPEAVAATSPLVVNCNVHGNEPGDREACFIMARQLAFTQDRSTLDLLSKTTVLIVPTINGDGRAANSRGNSTGQDLNRDHSLIRQPETQAFAEMVRDYRPIAGYDGHEYGNSNTGDLPMLSPRHANVAQGIFDESQDMIEGHMYTEGAKDGWWACPYGCTAGATVGLGQETILRNTLGLKNVVNSLLELRSSGGPTRPGETNTATNRRRKTYSGLWTFNQFFQYHGAALKDLNKARADAIKFQSANTGPIVLEGSREIKAYPAPHPGEAPPPVDAPREENILKHAPCAYKLTEEQYNGARTDGPGGQGTTVAQRLAAHGWKVIKTADGYIVPLSQPQRGLVPLLLDEQAVAGLVAGERIMPTVTGTRKGALTVSGVTCIADATVRGAITVKKGATLIATGSTINGLVHADRAAGFVLTDSKVNAMVNVLNTAGPVIMVGNKINGSVLVHGTKASGPANVANGVIGAPLVAGNNLTGLLTCTSNAVTPVNMETPNTVRGFKIGQCARL from the coding sequence TTGAGATACAGACGGACAAGGGCCGGTGTCTACTCCAGCCTGCTCGCCGCCGTTCTCGCGGTGACGGCGTTGCCCGCCCAGGCGCACGGCCAGTCGGCCGGCACCGCTGTTCAGACCCAGGCGGAGCCGAACCAGGTTCAGAACGTGAGCGTCGTCCAGGGCGACGGTTACGCCACCCTGGCCTGGACCCACGTCGACGGAGCCACCGACTACCAGATCGAGCGGACGCCCGTCGCAGAGGATGGCACCGCGACCGGCAACGGCACGATCGTCGGCCTCTGGCGGCCGAACCGCCAGATCAACAACGACAAGCCGACCTTCGCCGACGCCGGGTTCGTTCCCGGTGACCGCTTCCAGTGGCGGGTGCGGGCGCGGTTCGGCACCGAGGCGCAGCCGTACTCGGCCGCGGTCACCGCTACCACCAAGCCGCACTGGGGCGACCCGAACATCCCGGGTCAGAACCTGCGGACCCAGTGGGAGGAGACCCTCGGCGCGCAGTACACCAGCGACGTCAACGAGTACGCGTACACCGCGGCCATCGACGAGCTGAGCGACCGGGTGCGCGTGACGGAGATCGGCCGCACCGTCCACAACCGGCCGATCAACATGTTCATCATCGGCTACCCGAAGCCGCCGGCGACCCCGGAGGCCGTGGCCGCGACCAGCCCGCTGGTCGTCAACTGCAACGTGCACGGCAACGAGCCGGGCGACCGTGAGGCGTGCTTCATCATGGCGCGCCAGCTGGCCTTCACCCAGGACCGGAGCACGCTCGACCTGCTGTCGAAGACCACCGTACTGATCGTCCCGACGATCAACGGGGACGGCCGGGCGGCCAACAGCCGGGGCAACTCCACCGGTCAGGACCTCAACCGGGACCACTCGCTGATCCGTCAGCCGGAGACCCAGGCCTTCGCGGAGATGGTCCGCGACTACCGGCCGATCGCCGGCTACGACGGCCACGAGTACGGCAACAGCAACACCGGTGACCTGCCGATGCTGTCGCCGCGGCACGCCAACGTGGCCCAGGGCATCTTCGACGAGTCGCAGGACATGATCGAAGGCCACATGTACACCGAGGGCGCCAAGGACGGCTGGTGGGCCTGCCCGTACGGCTGCACCGCCGGTGCCACCGTCGGTCTGGGTCAGGAGACCATCCTGCGCAACACCCTCGGCCTGAAGAACGTGGTCAACTCGCTGCTGGAGCTGCGCAGCTCCGGTGGCCCCACCCGGCCGGGCGAGACCAACACCGCCACCAACCGCCGCCGCAAGACCTACTCGGGGCTCTGGACCTTCAACCAGTTCTTCCAGTACCACGGGGCGGCCCTCAAGGACCTCAACAAGGCTCGGGCCGACGCGATCAAGTTCCAGTCCGCGAACACCGGACCGATCGTCCTCGAGGGCTCCCGGGAGATCAAGGCGTACCCCGCCCCGCACCCGGGTGAGGCTCCGCCGCCGGTCGACGCTCCGCGCGAGGAGAACATCCTCAAGCACGCGCCGTGCGCGTACAAGCTCACCGAGGAGCAGTACAACGGTGCCCGCACCGACGGTCCGGGCGGCCAGGGCACCACGGTGGCCCAGCGGCTCGCCGCGCACGGCTGGAAGGTCATCAAGACCGCCGACGGTTACATCGTTCCGCTGTCCCAGCCGCAGCGGGGCCTGGTGCCGCTACTGCTCGACGAGCAGGCCGTCGCCGGCCTGGTCGCCGGCGAGCGGATCATGCCGACCGTGACCGGTACCCGCAAGGGTGCGCTGACGGTTTCCGGTGTCACCTGCATCGCCGACGCCACCGTGCGGGGCGCGATCACGGTGAAGAAGGGTGCCACGCTCATCGCCACCGGCAGCACGATCAACGGTCTGGTCCACGCTGACCGCGCGGCCGGGTTCGTGCTGACCGACAGCAAGGTCAACGCGATGGTCAACGTGCTCAACACCGCCGGCCCGGTCATCATGGTCGGCAACAAGATCAACGGCTCGGTGCTGGTGCACGGCACCAAGGCCAGCGGCCCGGCCAACGTGGCCAACGGCGTCATCGGGGCGCCGCTGGTGGCGGGCAACAACCTCACCGGTCTGCTGACCTGCACCAGCAACGCCGTCACGCCGGTGAACATGGAGACCCCCAACACCGTTCGGGGCTTCAAGATCGGCCAGTGCGCTCGCCTCTGA
- a CDS encoding response regulator transcription factor, whose product MRVLLVEDDLRVSAGLASALRRRGHEVVQALTAAEAAEAEPVDLILLDMNLPDRDGLEVCRRIRQHNEEVAIIAVTARAEEHDRVAGLRAGADDYVVKPFSMVELQARIDAVMRRTSRTVRATTALQVGPLRIDVDARRVWIDKREIALSRKEFDLLVALARQAGTVVPRDRLQLEVWQTTWATRHNLDVHVAALRGKLVDAGLVETVRGVGYRLRVD is encoded by the coding sequence GTGCGGGTGCTCCTGGTGGAAGACGATCTGCGCGTATCGGCGGGGCTGGCCTCGGCGCTGCGACGACGGGGGCACGAGGTGGTGCAGGCGCTCACGGCCGCCGAGGCGGCCGAGGCCGAGCCGGTCGATCTCATTCTGCTCGACATGAATCTGCCCGACCGGGACGGTCTGGAGGTGTGTCGGCGCATCCGTCAGCACAACGAGGAGGTCGCGATCATCGCGGTCACCGCCCGGGCCGAGGAACACGACCGGGTGGCCGGGCTGCGCGCCGGTGCCGACGACTACGTGGTGAAGCCGTTCTCGATGGTGGAGTTGCAGGCCCGCATCGACGCGGTGATGCGCCGGACCAGCCGTACCGTGCGGGCCACGACCGCCCTTCAGGTGGGTCCGCTGCGCATCGATGTCGACGCCCGCCGGGTCTGGATCGACAAGCGCGAGATCGCGCTGTCCCGCAAGGAGTTCGATCTGCTGGTGGCGCTGGCCCGGCAGGCCGGCACGGTGGTGCCCCGGGACCGGTTGCAGTTGGAGGTGTGGCAGACCACCTGGGCCACCCGGCACAACCTGGACGTCCATGTGGCAGCTCTGCGGGGCAAACTGGTCGACGCCGGACTGGTGGAAACCGTACGGGGGGTCGGATATCGGCTGCGGGTCGACTGA
- a CDS encoding glycosyltransferase family 4 protein yields MTTLRIGGRTATATDRSHRPTLISRAQFPAQSGPATPPRGHRILMLSWEFPPVLVGGLGRHVHALSVALVAAGHEVTVVTRHAEGAPLEEYVDGVRVVRAAEDPVTFPLATESLLAWTMAFNHTLTRAALRAAQTGGYDVIHAHDWLVAHTAMTLRDHLDLPLVSTIHATEAGRHQGWLPGEMNRTIHGVEQWLGSESTRVVVCSGYMREEVTGLFGVPAGRVDVVPNGVEPHRWRVPASAVAQARARFAGEGPLVTFAGRLVYEKGVQHLLAGLPRLRERHPGLRAVIVGDGPYRGELEADVHRLGLADTVSLPGFLGGTDLPAVMAASDCFAVPSIYEPFGMVALEGAAAGAPLAVAETGGLAEIVEPGVTGVTFRPHDPQALTDAVHGLLADPEHARTLARRARVMVHEQYGWAAIASRTASAYASAIAQAPTVAAERAAQQMAHGRPRPSVPEGNLLAAAGLR; encoded by the coding sequence GTGACGACCCTGCGGATCGGCGGGCGTACCGCCACCGCCACGGACCGGTCCCACCGGCCCACCCTCATCTCACGAGCCCAGTTCCCGGCCCAGTCCGGCCCGGCCACACCGCCGCGCGGCCACCGCATCCTGATGCTGTCCTGGGAGTTCCCGCCGGTGCTCGTGGGTGGACTGGGTCGGCATGTGCACGCCCTGTCGGTGGCCCTGGTCGCCGCCGGGCACGAGGTCACCGTCGTCACCCGTCACGCCGAGGGCGCGCCGCTGGAGGAGTACGTCGACGGGGTGCGGGTGGTCCGCGCCGCCGAGGACCCGGTGACCTTTCCGCTGGCCACCGAGAGCCTGCTGGCCTGGACGATGGCGTTCAACCACACCCTCACCCGTGCCGCCCTGCGGGCCGCCCAGACCGGCGGGTACGACGTCATCCACGCCCACGACTGGCTGGTCGCGCACACCGCGATGACCCTGCGCGATCACCTCGACCTGCCGCTGGTCAGCACCATCCACGCCACCGAGGCGGGTCGGCACCAGGGCTGGTTGCCCGGCGAGATGAACCGCACCATCCACGGGGTCGAGCAGTGGCTCGGCAGCGAGTCCACCCGGGTGGTGGTCTGCTCCGGTTACATGCGCGAGGAGGTGACCGGCCTGTTCGGGGTGCCGGCCGGTCGGGTCGACGTGGTGCCCAACGGGGTGGAGCCGCACCGCTGGCGGGTACCGGCCAGCGCGGTGGCGCAGGCCCGGGCCCGGTTCGCCGGGGAGGGTCCACTGGTCACCTTCGCCGGCCGACTGGTGTACGAGAAGGGGGTGCAGCACCTGCTCGCCGGGCTGCCCCGGCTGCGGGAGCGGCACCCCGGGCTGCGCGCGGTGATCGTCGGCGACGGCCCCTACCGGGGTGAGTTGGAGGCCGACGTGCACCGGCTGGGTCTGGCCGACACGGTGAGTCTGCCCGGGTTCCTCGGTGGGACGGACCTGCCGGCGGTGATGGCGGCCTCGGACTGCTTCGCGGTGCCCAGCATCTACGAGCCGTTCGGCATGGTCGCCCTGGAGGGGGCCGCCGCCGGTGCACCACTCGCGGTCGCCGAGACCGGCGGCCTCGCCGAGATCGTCGAGCCGGGCGTCACCGGAGTGACCTTCCGTCCACATGACCCGCAGGCGTTGACCGACGCGGTGCACGGCCTGCTGGCCGACCCCGAGCACGCCCGGACCCTGGCTCGACGGGCCCGGGTGATGGTGCACGAGCAGTACGGGTGGGCGGCGATCGCCAGCCGCACCGCCTCCGCGTACGCCTCGGCCATCGCCCAGGCCCCCACGGTCGCCGCCGAACGCGCGGCGCAGCAGATGGCCCACGGTCGGCCACGCCCGTCGGTCCCGGAGGGCAACCTGCTCGCCGCCGCCGGCCTGCGCTGA
- the glgX gene encoding glycogen debranching protein GlgX produces MQVWPGERYPLGATYDGMGTNFAIFSEVAERIELCLFDEWDVGHERRVELREVDAYVWHAYIPGLGPGQRYGYRVHGPYDPANGLRCNPHKLLIDPYAKAIDSDVQWDPAVYDYTLGEPERMSETDSAPFMPKSVVVNPYFDWGNDAPPRIPYHRSVIYEAHVRGLTMRLPGIPQELRGTYAGIASPPMIEHLTRLGVTAIELMPVHQFVHDHRLADEGLRNYWGYNTIGFFAPHHGYSALGHLGQQVQEFRGMVKALHAAGIEVILDVVYNHTAEGNHLGPTLSFKGVDNPSYYRLSESDRRHYVDYTGTGNSLNVRSPHSLQLIMDSLRYWVTEMHVDGFRFDLAATLAREFYEVDRLSTFFEVVQQDPVVGRVKLIAEPWDVGPGGYQVGNFPPQWTEWNGKYRDTVRDFWRGEPATLAEFASRICGSADLYQDDGRRPFHSINFVTCHDGFTLTDLVSYNDKHNEANGEENRDGESHNRSWNCGVEGDTADPGVLALRAKQRRNFIATLLLSQGVPMIGHGDELGRTQRGNNNAYCQDSELAWVDWENIDHDLLGFTRRLVAFRRRHQVFQRRRFFTGLPVRGREVDEPLPDLAWYTPDGREMTGQDWGNDFGRSVALFVNGDGIRERGQYGQRHHDASFWLCFNAHDAPLDFTTPPAEFGQRWELVISTAEPDQDKGTTVEAGATICVPDRSLVVLERVA; encoded by the coding sequence ATGCAGGTCTGGCCGGGCGAGCGGTACCCCCTCGGGGCGACCTACGACGGGATGGGCACCAACTTCGCGATCTTCTCCGAGGTAGCCGAGCGGATCGAACTCTGCCTCTTCGACGAGTGGGACGTCGGCCACGAGCGCCGGGTCGAGCTGCGCGAGGTCGACGCGTACGTCTGGCACGCCTACATCCCCGGCCTCGGACCGGGGCAGCGGTACGGCTACCGGGTGCACGGCCCGTACGACCCCGCCAACGGGTTGCGCTGCAACCCCCACAAGCTGCTCATCGACCCGTACGCCAAGGCGATCGACTCCGACGTGCAGTGGGACCCGGCGGTGTACGACTACACCCTCGGTGAACCGGAGCGGATGAGCGAGACCGACTCGGCGCCCTTCATGCCGAAGTCGGTGGTGGTGAACCCGTACTTCGACTGGGGCAACGACGCCCCGCCGCGCATCCCGTACCACCGCTCGGTCATCTACGAGGCGCACGTACGCGGGCTGACCATGCGGCTGCCCGGCATCCCCCAGGAACTGCGCGGCACCTACGCCGGCATCGCCTCACCCCCGATGATCGAGCACCTGACCCGGCTGGGCGTGACCGCCATCGAGTTGATGCCGGTGCACCAGTTCGTCCACGACCACCGCCTGGCCGATGAGGGGCTGCGCAACTACTGGGGCTACAACACCATCGGCTTCTTCGCCCCGCACCACGGCTACTCCGCCCTGGGCCACCTGGGCCAGCAGGTGCAGGAGTTCCGGGGCATGGTGAAGGCCCTGCACGCCGCCGGCATCGAGGTGATCCTCGACGTGGTCTACAACCACACCGCCGAGGGCAACCACCTGGGCCCGACGCTGAGCTTCAAGGGGGTCGACAACCCCAGCTACTACCGGCTGAGCGAGTCCGATCGTCGCCACTACGTCGACTACACCGGCACCGGCAACAGCCTGAACGTCCGCAGCCCGCACTCCCTGCAACTGATCATGGATTCGTTGCGGTACTGGGTGACCGAGATGCATGTCGACGGGTTCCGCTTCGACCTGGCCGCCACCCTGGCCCGCGAGTTCTACGAGGTGGACCGGCTCTCCACCTTCTTCGAGGTGGTGCAGCAGGACCCGGTGGTCGGCCGGGTCAAACTGATCGCCGAGCCCTGGGACGTCGGCCCCGGTGGCTACCAGGTGGGCAACTTCCCGCCCCAGTGGACGGAGTGGAACGGCAAGTACCGGGACACCGTCCGCGACTTCTGGCGCGGCGAACCGGCCACCCTGGCCGAGTTCGCCTCCCGCATCTGCGGCTCCGCCGACCTCTACCAGGACGACGGGCGCCGCCCCTTCCACAGCATCAACTTCGTCACCTGCCACGACGGGTTCACCCTCACCGACCTGGTCTCGTACAACGACAAACACAACGAGGCCAACGGCGAGGAGAACCGGGACGGGGAGAGCCACAACCGGTCCTGGAACTGCGGGGTCGAGGGCGACACCGCCGACCCCGGGGTGCTGGCCCTGCGGGCCAAGCAGCGGCGCAACTTCATCGCCACCCTGCTGCTGTCCCAGGGGGTGCCGATGATCGGCCACGGCGACGAGTTGGGCCGTACCCAGCGCGGCAACAACAACGCCTACTGCCAGGACAGCGAGCTGGCCTGGGTCGACTGGGAGAACATCGACCACGACCTGCTCGGCTTCACCCGCCGACTGGTCGCCTTCCGCCGCCGACACCAGGTGTTCCAGCGCCGCCGCTTCTTCACCGGCCTGCCGGTACGCGGCCGGGAGGTCGACGAACCCCTGCCCGACCTGGCCTGGTACACCCCGGACGGGCGGGAGATGACCGGCCAGGACTGGGGCAACGACTTCGGCCGCTCGGTGGCGTTGTTCGTCAACGGCGACGGCATCCGGGAACGCGGCCAGTACGGCCAACGTCACCACGACGCCTCCTTCTGGCTCTGCTTCAACGCCCACGACGCACCACTGGACTTCACCACACCGCCGGCCGAGTTCGGCCAGCGGTGGGAGTTGGTCATCAGCACCGCCGAACCTGACCAGGACAAGGGCACCACCGTCGAGGCCGGCGCGACGATCTGCGTACCGGACCGGTCCCTGGTGGTGCTGGAGAGGGTCGCCTGA
- the treY gene encoding malto-oligosyltrehalose synthase, with protein sequence MTAKPLGATYRVQVRPDFDLDATAGLAGYLADLGVTHLYSAPLLTAAPGSTHGYDVVDHRQVNPELGGEPARQRLLRALRSVGLGLVVDIVPNHVGVAVPAANPAWWDVLRRGRDSAYADWFDIDWARGRLLLPVLAEDPDALDDLTIVDGELRYHEHRFPIADGTGDGSPRQVHDRQHYELVSWRRGDPELTYRRFFAVSSLAGLRVEDPAVFAATHELILAWAAAGEIDGIRVDHPDGLRDPAAYLARLREAAPEVWLIVEKILEYGEELPGWPVDGTTGYDALAAVCGLFVDGDAEADFTALDTRLTGRATSWADLTHDTKLGAATRLLAAELTRLAALAPEVDPDAARAALAELAAAFPVYRGYPPDGVRHLANARAEAGRRRTDLTGALDAVTRRLRDPDDELARRFPQFTGAVMAKGVEDTAYYRWTRFVALNEVGGSPTHFGTLPGRFHRFAVARHDRWPTSMTTLSTHDTKRGEDVRARLAVLAELPQRWAQLVTGWMAAVPLPDTALAHLLWQTAVGAWPIERERLHAYAEKAAREAAASTGWTDPDPAFEQAMHALVDAMYDDPAVASELAAFAAEITPAGWSNSLGQKLIQLAMPGVPDTYQGTELWDNSLVDPDNRRPVDFAVRRELLARLDAGWQPAVDDTGAAKLLVVSRTLRARQDRPELFGDYQPMLVHGPAARHAVAFDRGGAVAVATRLPLRLAAEGGWRDTTLSLPVNQMSCLFTGQVYSDGRVRLADLLATYPVALLVPTT encoded by the coding sequence ATGACCGCGAAGCCCCTCGGCGCCACCTACCGGGTGCAGGTGCGCCCCGACTTCGATCTGGACGCCACCGCCGGCCTCGCCGGCTACCTCGCCGACCTCGGCGTCACCCACCTCTACAGCGCACCGCTGCTGACCGCCGCGCCGGGCAGCACCCACGGCTACGACGTGGTCGACCACCGTCAGGTCAACCCGGAACTCGGGGGCGAACCCGCCCGGCAACGGCTGCTGCGGGCGCTGCGTTCCGTCGGGCTGGGCCTGGTCGTGGACATCGTGCCCAACCACGTAGGGGTAGCCGTACCGGCCGCCAACCCGGCCTGGTGGGACGTGCTGCGTCGGGGACGCGACTCGGCGTACGCGGACTGGTTCGACATCGACTGGGCGCGGGGCCGGCTGCTGCTGCCGGTGCTCGCCGAGGACCCCGACGCGCTTGATGACCTCACGATCGTCGACGGGGAACTGCGCTACCACGAGCACCGCTTCCCGATCGCCGACGGCACCGGCGACGGCAGCCCTCGTCAGGTGCACGACCGGCAGCACTACGAACTGGTCTCCTGGCGGCGCGGCGACCCCGAGCTGACGTACCGCCGGTTCTTCGCCGTCTCCAGCCTGGCCGGGCTGCGGGTGGAGGACCCGGCGGTGTTCGCCGCCACCCACGAGCTGATCCTGGCCTGGGCGGCGGCCGGCGAGATCGACGGCATCCGGGTGGACCACCCCGACGGGCTGCGCGACCCCGCCGCATACCTGGCCCGGTTGCGCGAGGCCGCCCCCGAGGTCTGGCTGATCGTGGAGAAGATCCTGGAGTACGGCGAGGAACTGCCCGGCTGGCCGGTCGACGGCACCACCGGCTACGACGCCCTGGCGGCGGTCTGCGGACTCTTCGTCGACGGCGACGCCGAAGCCGACTTCACCGCCCTGGACACCCGGCTGACCGGCCGGGCCACCTCCTGGGCCGACCTGACCCACGACACCAAACTCGGCGCCGCCACCCGACTGCTGGCCGCCGAGCTGACCCGACTGGCCGCCCTAGCCCCCGAGGTGGACCCCGACGCCGCCCGCGCCGCCCTGGCCGAGTTGGCCGCCGCCTTCCCGGTCTACCGCGGCTACCCGCCCGACGGGGTACGCCACCTGGCCAACGCCCGCGCCGAAGCCGGCCGCCGCCGCACCGACCTGACCGGGGCCCTGGACGCGGTCACCCGGCGGCTGCGGGACCCCGACGACGAACTGGCCCGCCGCTTCCCCCAGTTCACCGGCGCGGTGATGGCCAAGGGGGTGGAGGACACCGCCTACTACCGGTGGACCCGGTTCGTGGCCCTCAACGAGGTCGGCGGCAGCCCCACCCACTTCGGCACCCTGCCCGGCCGGTTCCACCGCTTCGCCGTCGCCCGGCACGACCGCTGGCCGACCAGCATGACCACCCTGTCGACCCACGACACCAAACGCGGCGAGGACGTCCGGGCCCGGCTGGCCGTCCTGGCCGAGCTGCCGCAGCGCTGGGCACAGCTGGTCACCGGCTGGATGGCGGCCGTGCCGTTGCCGGACACCGCCCTGGCCCACCTGCTGTGGCAGACCGCCGTCGGTGCCTGGCCCATCGAGCGTGAGCGTCTGCACGCGTACGCCGAGAAGGCCGCCCGGGAGGCCGCGGCCTCGACCGGTTGGACCGACCCCGACCCGGCCTTCGAGCAGGCCATGCACGCCCTCGTCGACGCCATGTACGACGACCCGGCCGTCGCGTCGGAGCTGGCCGCCTTCGCCGCCGAGATCACCCCGGCCGGCTGGTCCAACTCGCTGGGGCAGAAGCTGATCCAACTCGCCATGCCCGGGGTGCCGGACACCTACCAGGGCACCGAGTTGTGGGACAACTCCCTGGTGGACCCGGACAACCGCCGCCCGGTCGACTTCGCCGTACGCCGGGAACTGCTGGCCCGGCTAGACGCCGGCTGGCAGCCGGCGGTGGACGACACCGGCGCGGCCAAGCTGCTCGTGGTGTCCCGCACCCTGCGGGCCCGCCAGGACCGCCCGGAACTGTTCGGCGACTACCAGCCGATGCTCGTGCACGGCCCGGCCGCCCGACACGCCGTGGCCTTCGACCGGGGCGGCGCGGTGGCCGTCGCCACCCGCCTGCCGCTGCGCCTGGCCGCCGAGGGCGGCTGGCGCGACACCACCCTGTCACTACCCGTTAATCAGATGTCGTGCCTGTTCACCGGTCAGGTCTACAGTGATGGACGGGTCCGACTCGCGGACCTGTTGGCCACATATCCCGTCGCTCTGCTGGTGCCCACCACCTGA